The Fulvivirga ligni genome window below encodes:
- a CDS encoding SDR family oxidoreductase: MNPIFDELKGKVAVITGGGGVLCGTLANALAKQNVKVAILDLRLENAEAVASEITNEGGTAIGVEANVLNLESLQAARKTVEDKLGICDILINGAGGNHPKGTTSNTHLLADDLKSAEAIKTFFDLDPDGIQFVFNLNFIGTLLPTQVFAKEMVGREGCSIINISSMNAFRPLTKIPAYSGAKAAVSNFTQWLAVHFSKVGIRVNALAPGFFLTDQNRSLLTDADGSLTSRGNTIIEHTPMGRFGEPEDLNGTLLWLCSNASAFVTGVVIPIDGGFSAFSGV, encoded by the coding sequence ATGAATCCAATTTTTGATGAGCTGAAAGGCAAGGTAGCGGTGATCACCGGGGGCGGAGGCGTCCTTTGTGGTACATTGGCCAACGCCTTAGCGAAGCAAAACGTAAAAGTAGCTATACTGGATCTTCGGCTGGAAAATGCGGAAGCTGTGGCCAGTGAGATCACCAATGAGGGCGGCACTGCCATAGGAGTAGAGGCCAACGTGCTTAACCTGGAGAGCTTGCAGGCGGCCAGAAAAACCGTGGAAGATAAACTAGGCATTTGTGATATCCTGATCAACGGAGCCGGTGGAAACCACCCCAAAGGCACTACTTCCAATACTCATCTGCTGGCTGATGACCTGAAAAGTGCAGAAGCCATCAAGACCTTTTTTGATCTTGATCCTGATGGTATTCAGTTTGTGTTTAATCTTAATTTTATTGGCACATTGCTGCCCACGCAGGTATTTGCTAAAGAAATGGTCGGCCGTGAGGGGTGTAGCATTATCAATATTTCATCCATGAATGCTTTTAGGCCGTTGACCAAAATTCCCGCCTACAGCGGTGCTAAAGCTGCGGTAAGTAATTTCACACAGTGGCTGGCGGTCCATTTTTCCAAAGTTGGCATTAGGGTTAACGCATTGGCACCTGGTTTTTTCCTTACGGATCAAAACAGAAGCCTGCTGACTGACGCAGATGGTAGTCTTACTTCAAGAGGGAACACAATTATAGAACATACTCCGATGGGGCGCTTTGGAGAGCCGGAAGACCTGAACGGTACGCTGCTATGGTTGTGCAGCAACGCCTCGGCCTTTGTTACGGGGGTAGTAATCCCTATAGATGGTGGATTTAGTGCTTTTAGTGGAGTTTAA
- a CDS encoding energy transducer TonB: MADIKNIQLAFPCDQTRGNMSIKDQQLHCKQCNHRVHDFTNSSSEELENTLKKAGKPVCGIFKTTQLSRDFMKYASLSLITTASIFSASCAQENELPEPEFFEIIEEEAPPEEIFGMMVESMPEPVGGFSKFYEAIAKSITLPKHLKDIPSRVFVSFVVSPEGKMTQIEIAKGGSEELNQVILKAFKALDYRFKPGEQRGVKVATRMLVPVLLEVR, encoded by the coding sequence ATGGCGGACATTAAAAACATCCAGCTTGCCTTCCCTTGCGACCAGACCAGGGGAAATATGAGCATAAAAGATCAGCAGTTACATTGTAAACAATGCAATCATCGGGTACATGATTTCACCAATAGCTCATCCGAAGAGCTGGAAAATACTCTTAAAAAAGCGGGGAAACCTGTTTGTGGTATTTTTAAAACCACCCAGCTCAGCAGAGATTTTATGAAGTATGCCTCATTATCACTGATCACAACAGCCTCTATTTTTTCTGCATCCTGCGCTCAGGAAAATGAACTTCCTGAACCTGAATTCTTTGAAATAATTGAAGAAGAGGCACCACCTGAAGAGATATTCGGAATGATGGTAGAATCGATGCCCGAGCCTGTAGGAGGTTTTTCCAAATTTTATGAAGCCATTGCCAAATCAATCACTCTGCCTAAACACTTAAAAGACATTCCATCCAGAGTATTTGTAAGTTTTGTAGTAAGCCCTGAAGGCAAAATGACGCAAATAGAAATAGCCAAAGGTGGATCTGAAGAGCTGAATCAGGTGATTCTCAAAGCATTTAAAGCGCTGGACTACCGATTTAAACCCGGAGAGCAGAGGGGAGTGAAAGTGGCTACGAGGATGTTGGTGCCGGTGTTGTTGGAGGTGAGGTAA